Genomic segment of Nocardiopsis mwathae:
CTCGACCTGGTGTGGTTCACCCCCGAGGAGGCCGCCGGCCCCGCCGTCCAGCAGGAGATGAGCGGCGGCCAGGGCGTGCTGCTGCGTCAGGCCCTCGGGCACGTCGGCCGCCTTTCCTGAGCGGGCCGGTGCGCCGCTCAGACCAGCAGCGCCGCGCCCAGCGCGGGGGTGCCGAGCAGGCAGCCCCACCGGATGACCAGTTCCACCGGAGAACCGGTCGAGAAGCGCAGGCCGTGGGGCATCCCGACCATCCGCCAGCGCTGCCCTCGGATGCGCACCGGCCAGGCCAGGGGGACGGCCGTGCGCGTCAGTGCGTCGCCCAGCGAGTGCACGATCATGCCCATCGCCAGCACCGCGCCCACGTAGCCGCCCGTGGCCACGCCGCCCCAACCGACCAGTAGCGCGGTGGCGACGCCCGCGAGCAGGGACACGGTCGGCCACGATCCCAGCTCCCGCCGGTTGCGGCCGCGGGGCAGGCACTGGCCCAGGCCGCGCAGTGCCAGGGAAAGCGTCAGCCACAGGACGACCGCAAGCGCCTGCCACCACAGGCTGCAGACCACTCCCACCGCGGCGCCCACGGCGAGCGCGAACAGCGGGGTGTGCAGCAGGTAGCGGTGCTCGCCGTCGGACACGCGGTCGCCGCGGGTGCGGGTGCGCCGGTAGACGGCGGCCGACAGCGCCCGGGCGCCGCGGCTGACCAGCCCGGTGGCCGGGCCCTGCGAGCGGGTGGCCGTGGAGTTGGGGTGGTCGAGGTCGGGCAGGAGGGCAGCGCCCGCGCCGATCCCCGCGGCGGCGGTCAGCTCCACCGGCCCCGCGGGGACGCCGAAAAGCGGGGCGAGCAGCCCGGTGGCCGCCACCCCGGCCAGTGCGCCGGTGGCGGCGTGCGAGCCGCCCATCATCGCGCGGCCGCCTCACCGTGCGTAGCGGTCCGACGTGGTGTCCGGTGAGGGGTGAAGCATGGGGAATCGGCGCAGGGGAGGGCGGTGTGGGGCACCGGGGGCC
This window contains:
- a CDS encoding metal-dependent hydrolase produces the protein MMGGSHAATGALAGVAATGLLAPLFGVPAGPVELTAAAGIGAGAALLPDLDHPNSTATRSQGPATGLVSRGARALSAAVYRRTRTRGDRVSDGEHRYLLHTPLFALAVGAAVGVVCSLWWQALAVVLWLTLSLALRGLGQCLPRGRNRRELGSWPTVSLLAGVATALLVGWGGVATGGYVGAVLAMGMIVHSLGDALTRTAVPLAWPVRIRGQRWRMVGMPHGLRFSTGSPVELVIRWGCLLGTPALGAALLV